gAAACTTAAGCAGTTTTGAGGCTTGAGTTGAGGAACtgattaatttgaaaaaaaaaattaaggaaataaGGCTACCTATTTATTTTAAGAGAAGTAGCCAaattatgcaatttattttGGCGGTGATTGTTAGTTCTCAGTATGCTTTGCACATGGCTGGATATGGAGagtaaatattgaaattaatgggtattttatgtgttttagaGTAAAAGGAAACAtctattaatgtttaatgttcagttATGTTTAACATTTGAGAGTTTCTGTAATGTTGAAGTTTCTATCATTACCATTGTGCAAAAGAGTGGAGCTTAAGGTTATGGATAACTGCATATATTACTGTTATGAGGTATGATGATATGTTCAATGAGCAGTAGCTTTGCTAATGCTATGCAGTAACAAGTATTTGTCTACTTGAGCTGTCTGGCCATATACAGTCtattaattatacaaaataacttaCTCAAAATCACAGACATTTgagaatcaacttaaaataaatgagcaTCATAcactaataatacaaaataattgtgTCATAGATTAAATAATTTAGGAGATTTTACATGATTTATTCAGGTtgattccatttaaaaaaatcaagccTTCTTAAATATATTGTGTGTAATATTGttaccataattttttttaagtagatagctcatatgatttttttttcagtgtgccAACTGTAGGTGAATAAATAGAGCGAACAATTCATATCTAGAATTTTTGTTTCGACTAAAATCACAATatgactgttattttaaaatatattatgtgtGTTATATAACAGGGTTCAGGTCTAAATCtacacagaaaaagaaaacagcacTGATATAAGCTTCTTATCCTGCTAGAATTTAAACTCTAATGTGATCTCATTTTCTCCGGACACTTTTTATCAAGTTATGTGTCAGCAAACAatacttaactttttttttttttttttttttttttggtagaagGTCTGTTTCTCTGTATGACAGTTTTAGGTTTAGCTAAACAATTCATAATTATACAGAACTGTtgcacatattttcattttcatacattaatttttataatgtattgtCAACCATATTTATGATATTCTTAATATTCTCTAGCATATAATATATGAGTGCACACAATCAAGTGCAGTGTTTGAAAGTGTAATTGGGAATATTTCCAAATTATTATGAATCCATTAACCACATTTTAATCAGGATTCTCACAATTCCCACTTTTTGTCTTAAGAACATCTAAAATTTTCTTACAGAAAGGACTTTTgccatttttcacaattttttcaaggagttttatactgttttctttgtaagTTGTATTAACTGGAATTTCTGctacttttatgtgaaattcaATTGAGGTTGGATTTCTTAAGTGATGCAGATGGTGGGCATAACTATAGTAAATGTACTGTTGGGTAGGAGGAGGGAAATCATCTATGTTTGACATGAGCTGCTGGTAAATCTCATCTGCTCTCTCACTATTGTTTGCATAATCGGACAGTGATGCAAGGGCTACCTTTTCTCTAAGCGAGTCAGGATGATGGCTGAGAAACTCCTCAAAGAATTTAGAAGATTTCTTAGCCAATCTCCTCCTTTCCACGGTGTCTTCCTTAATCTTGTAAACCTTCCATTTGTAGCAAATTGCCAGGAGTTTCACCACTCTGTTTGAGGTGGGGAACTTTTTTCGAGCTCTCTCTGCCTCTTGAATAGCTTTATCAACAGAAATGGTTCTGAAATACCTGAGAATAGTACCCAAACACTCCAGGTTTCCAGTTTTAAGAGTTTGCTCTAGTAAACCTTGCATTTCACTCTCAACGTTTGCTGATTGCACCTCAGAAAGTTTTTCTAAATAAAGAGCATGAAGGAGAAAACTATTTGGTTCCTTCTCATGTGCAGTTTTCAGCTGCTTTAGAATGTCTGCCTTACGTTCTGGAGGGCACTTTTGATTTGTATGTGCTTTGCTCATGGCTATGGCAAGACCTTTGTGCCATTCCTTCCTTTCGGGTTCTGCTTTTAAAGCCATCTTTAAGACTTCAATGGCCTGGTGCTTCTTGAACTTGTCGAACTTCACCAGCGTCCAGCCCTTTTCTCCACTGACTTCAGGATGCAAAGTGCATCCAGGTGGAGCTGGATGCATTCGCTGAAGGTTCTCCACCTCTTCTAGGTATCCTTTGCTCTTATCCATCTCTCCCAAATAGTAGTAGATCCAAGCCAGGTTAGCTTTGTTGACCTGCAGCCGGACTCCAGCTTCTTCTGTTTCCTGCTCTTGCATCACACTTTCTGCTTTCTGCAGGTATTTCAGTGCTTCTCTGTTGAAGCCAAGAGCGTGTTGGATGTAGCCCAGCAGGTTGTAATAGTGAAGCAGCCAAGTGCATGTTTGCTGGTCCACATCTTGCAAGCCTCTCAGTAACACCTTGAGTTCATTTTTACTGCAACTCAGATCCCAAGTGAAGTGGCACTCCAGCTTCTCAAGGTGTTGTTTCAGGCTGGGGTTACagaaacatttagaaaaaatatgCTGTGTTTTTCTTTACATACAAATATGTCATATCTAGCAGGCACTGGACAGACaatcaacatttttaacaaactgAAAAAGCTTTACACGAAaaagtgtctttgctgctgaccttcgatgatgcaatgcAACCATACTAATAGGCAAAAGTTacttaaactaacatttgtgcttcatgtTTTATAGCTGAaaagtgatctcctgcataaatctacttttctttcagcctgaggtgagttcatttcacttttgttgtaaaagggcttttacattacaattgttttatattaaaaacaaagaagtaaGCAATGcctagatttaaaaagtaacgcaaaagtaacgtaacacattactttccataaaaagtaactaatgtaattagttacttttccAGGGAGtgacgcaaaattgtaatgcattacttttaaaagtaactttgtCCAGCAGTGCCCATGTACAGTCTAAAAATCAATCTAAATTCCTAGAATACATCAGattgtatttttgcatatttaaattgtaaacaaCTTACTCCATAGTAATGGTCAGTCGTCCGGTTTGATAGATGTTTCTTCTTGCAGTGCTGATTTGTTCTTTATATGAGTCATGGAGAGATCATACTGTATTTATAATGATCAAGCTTATGAAACCACCTGCTTATCAACCTGAACAAAGTCATTAAACACGTCAGCTCTGGATTCTTCTTTTGGAAATGTGTACTCTGTCTTAGGTTTCGTTTCTTCGATAGAGTGCAGTTTACTAGTAGTGACAGTGATAAATTCTAGAGCCTGCCTTCTTCCTcaaacattaaaggggtcatcggatgcccattttccacaagttgatatgattctttagggtcttaatgaaaagtctataatatactttggttaaaaattatcaatggtagtgtaaaacaacaccctttttaccttgccaaaatcagctctgcaaaaatcatcccattctggttgaggctgctttaaatgtaaatgagctcgccccgcccctctcttctctctgtggagtgacgagcctgtttactttagctgcgtttagccgctaaacttgctaactagcacattattaggaaaggcgatcgcaaagattcatttaaaaaaaaaaaccttatactcacttctgctgtaagtgaagctggatcacgaatgatttgcacgaataTAGATggatttatgtagatcaggaagcgcattcccttcacaaacaaacgtaatcaaCTGCATCTTCACCAGCTTAGTTGTCGGGAGgaaatgatgaccactacgttcattattacatccagcaacacaacacctcagtcgctcaattcTTATccaacttacatccctgctccggcatcaaaacatggaggttggacaactgatcttaggtaagatgctaatgtcaatcagctatcatgggagcctctgtgggtgtgacgcaacaacgacaggcatctgagaatggcttgatttgaaaaaggggatattatttttacagattaattaaaagccATTGCtcggatttttatcattatagggtaaatgtgtacatacactgccaacacacattaaggttaaaacagcatgtaaaagtgaactttgcatccaatgacccctttaacttaTAAGGTGGAGGTTTTACTGCACAATATGTGCTTGATTAACTGTTCTTTATATTCTGTTGTCCAAATGATATTTATAACATGATGTAGGCAAGCCTACATGGCTGACTGTTCAAAAGGTTGAAACGACTTGCATTTTTACcctaatatttgaaaaaaaaattggtaatGCTTTGGTAACAATAAGCAATGTATgtgttacagtatttttgttaaTCTTAGCTGTTACGCACAGCTGTTAatttttagttacttttatcTTAGttctattaaataatattaacatgcaatgtttgattgtaataatgtattaagaaatattgacgttaacattaactaagataaataaatgctttaaaagttaaaaaatccTTGGCTTCACTCTCATTATGAGCCACTATTTACAAAGTCAAACTcacatttttatcatcatatCCATCTGATTTTGCTGTTATAGATCTCTCTACATTCAGTGGATTCACTGTGTATTTAAAGTCAGTCAACTCTTTTCCATAATAACAGAAACAGGAAATAAAGTCTCAAGCAATAAACAGATTTATTGAGTTCCATACCAGAAGTGATTTATAACAGATGATGGGATGGAAAACTTCTGCATTTTCAAAGTATGTCATGTGCTTGGATAGAGATAACTCCTTATCAACTGATACAGTTATTCTTGCAATTAGACATACAGGAAAACTATTTATAACTAGTAATTCATAGTGCTATTACATGtcttaaatacagtataaagtGTAATGGGACACTGATAATTTGTCATTGCCGTTGCTAATGTAAAGCcacaaaattaatgttaatttggtTATCTATCATGCAAAAATACttatacaaaaattatatatatatatatatttaccacCTTAAGGTGCTGTCACATTAGCAGAATTATGGGAAAAATTTCTCTGCCAAAAAAAGGTTAATTGTctacagtaattttaaaaccaagcagctttctcTTGGTCAGTGTGGTGATTCCTCATGATCAACTTAAACCTATTGTCAATACTTTCAGACACGTGCTTTTCTGGTGAAAAATCACACTTTCACACTTATTCATGTTGCATGAATAAAGTGTATTAAAGAGAATAATATTTACTCATTCTTCACAATTCTCtttaaaaattgagaaatcTCCTTACAGTGAATGCTATGCCTCACAGTTTTTTCAAGAATCATTATGCTTTTCTGTTTGTCTTCTGAATTGTTTTGGATTTCTGCTGCTTTCGTGTGAAAGTTGATTGATTTGTCTCTGGACTGTTGAGTGTGATATAAATGGTACGCATAACTATAGTAGAGTAACTGTTGTGTATGAGGAGGGAGATCATCTTTCTCAGACAGGAGCTGCTGGTAAATCTTACTCACTCTCACAGGGTTGTTTGCATAATGGTAAAGTGTTGCATAAGTTAACCGTCCTCTGACACAGTCTGGATATTCTTTGACAACCTTCTCAAACAGCTCAGTGCATGTTTCAATCAACTTCTGCCTTTCCTGGCTGTCTTTCTTCATACCGAACACTTTCCCTCTGTATAAATTTGACAGGATTCTCAGAACTTTAGTGGAAGTGGGGAACTTTTCCCGAACCTTTTGTCCCTCTTGAATCGCTCTCTCAATGGAAATGCTCCTAAAACATTCAAGAATATAACCTAAACCCTCCAATTTTCCTGTATTAATTGATTTCTCTACTAAACTTTGTATCtcctcatcatttttttttgccttCACTTCAGACTTTTTTAGTATATAGAGGGATTGAAGGAACAAATCATTTGGGTCCATCTCTGCTGCGGTTTTCACCTGCTGTAGTATTTCAGAATCCAGCTGAGTGAATTCAGACATTATATAAGCTCTGTTCATGGCTACGGCAAGGCCTTTGTGCCATTCCTTCCTTTCTGGCTCTGCTTTTAAAGCCATCTTAAAATAATCAATCGCCTGATGCTTCTTGGACATGTTGAACTTCACCAGCGTCCAGCCCTTTTTTCCACTGACTTCAGGATGTAAAGCACATCCAGGTGGAGCAGGATGCATTTGTTGAAGCCTTTTCACCTCTTCTAGGTATCCTTTGCTCTTATCCATGTCTCCCATACAGAAGTAGACCCAAGCCATGTTAGCTTTGTTGACCTGCAGCCGGACTCCAGTTTCTTCTGTTCCCTGCTCCTACATCAAACTTTCTGCTTTCTGCAGGTGTTTCAGCACTTCTGTGTTGAAGCCGAGAGTCTGTTGGATGTAGCCCAGCAGGTTGTTATAGTGAACCAGCCAAGTGCATCTTTCCTGGTCCACATCTTGCATGCTCCTCCGCATCCCCTGGAGCTCATTTTGATATTGTCTCAGATCCCAGGTGAAGTGGCACTCCAGCTTCTTAAGgttgcatccagctatttttagctgtacaaaacagctcattgtgctgcttgatattgcaaattggtgtgtcttaccatattattttaatgtattatcttaattatgagcacattggtttgtagtgcaaacagttttaccgtttactgcacatttttatttctctatAGCAGATAATAAACCGGAACTATCACCCATTACTTCCACGTTGAGGAAAAAAGTGGATAAGTTTCTGTTCTTGGTAAGGTTTTGTTTTCATGCAAATAAACATGCACAATGTCCACAGAACATTTCAGGATAATTACATGCAATTTAGTGACAATATATAGCATAAAGCTATTTATGACATGCACTGTTATCATTATAGATACAGTGCCATTGACTAATATTGGCACCGCTGGTAAATATGAGTAAAGGCggctgtaaaaataaatctccatcatttatccttttaatctttcattcaaaaatatttctgaagtatattcccttttatatttacatgtttttagcacacttatgctatatgtgaccctggaccacaaaatcagtcttaagtagcaacagccaacaatacattgtgtaGGTCAAAATTaacaagatttttcttttatgccaaaaatcattaggatatcaagtaaagattat
Above is a genomic segment from Labeo rohita strain BAU-BD-2019 chromosome 17, IGBB_LRoh.1.0, whole genome shotgun sequence containing:
- the LOC127179726 gene encoding interferon-induced protein with tetratricopeptide repeats 1-like — its product is MDLKQHLEKLECHFTWDLSCSKNELKVLLRGLQDVDQQTCTWLLHYYNLLGYIQHALGFNREALKYLQKAESVMQEQETEEAGVRLQVNKANLAWIYYYLGEMDKSKGYLEEVENLQRMHPAPPGCTLHPEVSGEKGWTLVKFDKFKKHQAIEVLKMALKAEPERKEWHKGLAIAMSKAHTNQKCPPERKADILKQLKTAHEKEPNSFLLHALYLEKLSEVQSANVESEMQGLLEQTLKTGNLECLGTILRYFRTISVDKAIQEAERARKKFPTSNRVVKLLAICYKWKVYKIKEDTVERRRLAKKSSKFFEEFLSHHPDSLREKVALASLSDYANNSERADEIYQQLMSNIDDFPPPTQQYIYYSYAHHLHHLRNPTSIEFHIKVAEIPVNTTYKENSIKLLEKIVKNGKSPFCKKILDVLKTKSGNCENPD